The following proteins are encoded in a genomic region of Planctomycetaceae bacterium:
- a CDS encoding CBS domain-containing protein: MTVTAVPTAGEMMQTHVVSVSENDSLREALMLMTEHHVHGLPVTDAQDTVVGVITATDILQYEEEVVESTEGQPESLGSYFDPQNQSWETVRMLNDIDDLPSAKIRDVMSPDVISVTSDTDARVVARKMRCHDVHRVLVLNESRQLLGIISAFDFVKLFAT, encoded by the coding sequence ATGACCGTCACTGCTGTGCCCACTGCCGGGGAAATGATGCAGACGCATGTTGTGTCTGTGAGTGAAAATGACAGTCTGCGTGAAGCGCTGATGCTGATGACGGAGCATCATGTGCATGGACTTCCCGTGACTGATGCACAGGACACGGTCGTCGGGGTGATTACGGCAACCGACATCCTGCAGTATGAAGAGGAAGTCGTTGAGTCGACTGAAGGGCAGCCGGAGTCGCTGGGAAGTTACTTCGATCCTCAGAATCAGTCGTGGGAAACGGTGCGGATGCTGAATGACATCGATGATCTTCCGAGTGCGAAGATTCGGGACGTGATGTCGCCGGACGTCATTTCCGTCACTTCCGACACGGATGCTCGCGTCGTTGCCAGGAAAATGCGCTGCCACGATGTTCACCGGGTGTTGGTTCTGAATGAGTCACGGCAGCTTCTGGGAATCATCTCCGCATTTGATTTTGTGAAGCTGTTCGCCACGTAG